One window of Nostoc sp. C052 genomic DNA carries:
- a CDS encoding DUF3038 domain-containing protein: protein MNVSASLTPFNSPTQDSVPMILDTLPDPAIASKTCPRRTRLQIDLILLAIEALELGGSEAILAFAQELDLKGIVKDRVNLWRMRSSNPLRRAHIRRPLTIMEAKALVVIACYIARRLTVVIRQLLMICQQMEEKQIPLEQNLRLSNYLERFRAHFKSRMNARRSGVLALTSDEKLDALAINLLGQLLFCTGTAGMQRFWISLFDGEVE from the coding sequence ATGAATGTCTCAGCAAGTTTAACGCCGTTCAACAGTCCAACCCAAGACTCAGTGCCGATGATTTTGGACACTTTACCAGATCCGGCGATCGCTTCCAAAACCTGTCCTCGGAGAACCAGGCTGCAAATTGACCTGATTTTACTGGCAATTGAAGCTTTAGAGCTTGGTGGTTCAGAAGCAATCCTGGCTTTTGCTCAAGAGTTGGATCTTAAAGGAATTGTTAAAGACAGGGTAAATTTATGGCGGATGCGTAGCTCTAACCCGCTACGAAGAGCGCATATACGCCGTCCCTTAACTATTATGGAAGCCAAAGCTCTGGTGGTCATTGCTTGCTACATAGCGCGGCGTTTAACTGTTGTCATCCGCCAGTTATTAATGATATGTCAACAAATGGAAGAGAAGCAGATTCCATTAGAACAGAATTTGCGTCTATCTAATTATCTAGAGCGGTTTAGAGCGCATTTTAAAAGCCGGATGAATGCTCGGCGTTCTGGTGTACTAGCATTAACTTCTGATGAGAAATTAGATGCACTAGCGATAAATTTGTTAGGACAATTACTATTTTGTACTGGTACGGCTGGAATGCAGCGGTTCTGGATTAGTCTTTTTGACGGTGAAGTGGAATGA
- a CDS encoding biotin transporter BioY: MFAASNQLLWSMIGLLLTMGGTFLEVYGITFPWTWSQHGIQTFSLGVTFQIGAVLLVGCLGGKNAGALSQIAYLVMGLTLLPVFADGGGIGYIKLSQFGYLLGFIPGAWICGLFAFKARPRLETLAFSCICGLLTLHICGITYLIISYLFQWKGTENLPLMQAILRYSWFALPGQLTVVCAVSVIAYILRHLMFY; encoded by the coding sequence ATGTTTGCTGCTTCCAATCAATTACTATGGTCTATGATTGGCTTACTCCTGACAATGGGTGGTACTTTCCTAGAAGTTTATGGCATTACCTTTCCTTGGACTTGGAGTCAGCACGGAATTCAGACTTTTTCTTTAGGTGTCACTTTTCAAATTGGCGCAGTGTTGTTGGTGGGTTGTTTAGGGGGCAAAAATGCCGGTGCGCTCTCACAAATCGCCTATTTAGTCATGGGGTTAACCTTACTACCAGTATTTGCCGATGGTGGCGGTATTGGTTATATCAAGCTATCTCAGTTTGGCTATCTACTAGGCTTCATTCCTGGAGCTTGGATTTGTGGTTTGTTCGCCTTTAAAGCTAGACCTCGACTAGAAACTCTTGCCTTTAGCTGCATCTGTGGCTTGTTAACTCTCCACATCTGCGGTATTACTTATTTGATTATTAGCTATCTTTTTCAGTGGAAAGGTACAGAAAATCTACCCTTAATGCAAGCAATCCTCAGATACTCCTGGTTTGCGCTACCAGGTCAACTAACTGTGGTCTGTGCAGTTAGTGTAATAGCATATATATTGCGTCACTTAATGTTTTATTAG
- a CDS encoding ABC transporter permease, whose product MTSTKLSLETGRDWLIRLVTSETFVYVGKRLLQALLTLLLASALSFFIIQLAPGDYVDTLRQNPKISPERIAEIKRQFGLDKSWPEQFWLWLWRILTKGDFGTSFIYQRSVASLLWERVPATLLLAIASLIVTWAIAIPLGIFAAVKQNKPADRILQVISYAGQGFPSFITALALLVLAQITSPLFPVGSMTSINHSELSWFGRILDIGWHMILPTIALSITSFAGLQRITRGELLDVLRQDYIQTARAKGLPENRVIYVHALRNAINPLITLLGFELAGLLNGAFIAEFFFNWPGLGRLALQALQAQDLYLLMASLLMGAVLLIVGNLIADLMLKAADPRIRLENLN is encoded by the coding sequence ATGACATCTACAAAACTTTCCTTGGAGACAGGTCGGGATTGGCTAATCAGGCTAGTCACGAGCGAAACTTTTGTTTATGTAGGAAAGCGGCTATTGCAGGCACTCCTGACTTTGTTGTTGGCGTCAGCTTTGTCGTTTTTTATCATTCAACTCGCTCCCGGTGATTATGTAGATACGCTACGGCAAAATCCGAAGATATCTCCAGAAAGAATTGCGGAAATCAAGCGGCAGTTTGGCTTAGATAAGTCTTGGCCAGAGCAATTTTGGCTATGGCTATGGCGAATTTTGACCAAAGGGGATTTTGGCACAAGTTTTATTTATCAGCGTTCAGTGGCATCGCTGTTGTGGGAACGAGTACCAGCAACTTTGTTATTAGCGATCGCATCTTTAATTGTCACATGGGCGATCGCCATCCCACTGGGGATTTTTGCCGCTGTTAAACAAAATAAACCAGCAGACCGGATTCTACAGGTGATCAGTTACGCTGGACAAGGCTTTCCCAGTTTCATCACTGCCTTAGCGCTGCTGGTTTTAGCCCAAATCACCTCGCCGCTATTCCCAGTGGGTAGTATGACTAGCATTAATCACTCAGAACTATCATGGTTTGGCAGAATCTTAGATATCGGCTGGCACATGATTTTACCCACAATCGCACTCTCAATTACAAGTTTTGCTGGTTTGCAACGCATCACTCGCGGCGAATTATTGGATGTGCTGCGTCAAGATTACATCCAAACGGCTCGTGCGAAAGGTCTGCCAGAAAACCGCGTCATCTACGTTCATGCACTCCGCAACGCTATAAATCCCTTAATTACCTTATTGGGTTTTGAGTTAGCTGGTTTATTAAATGGTGCTTTCATCGCCGAATTTTTCTTCAACTGGCCCGGTTTAGGGAGATTAGCTTTACAGGCTTTACAAGCTCAAGATTTATATTTATTAATGGCAAGCTTATTAATGGGCGCAGTATTGCTGATTGTTGGCAATTTAATCGCCGACTTGATGCTCAAAGCAGCCGATCCACGCATTCGCCTAGAAAACCTCAATTAG
- the lspA gene encoding signal peptidase II, which yields MHLKNRLFWIAAFIAFFLDQITKYWIVQSFSLGQTLPLLPGIFHFTYVTNTGAAFSLLSGKVEWLRWLSLGVSLVLIALALVGPTLNLWDQLGYGLILGGAMGNGIDRFVLGYVVDFLDFRLINFAVFNVADSFISIGIVCLLIASLQKTPTSTGRLH from the coding sequence ATGCATTTAAAAAATCGTCTTTTCTGGATCGCTGCCTTCATCGCTTTTTTCTTAGACCAAATAACAAAGTACTGGATAGTACAAAGCTTTAGCTTGGGGCAGACACTACCACTCTTACCTGGGATATTTCACTTTACCTATGTCACTAACACTGGTGCTGCGTTTAGTCTGTTAAGTGGGAAAGTAGAGTGGTTGCGCTGGTTATCTTTAGGAGTGAGTTTAGTATTGATAGCATTGGCGCTGGTTGGCCCAACGTTAAATTTGTGGGATCAGTTAGGCTATGGCTTGATTTTAGGTGGAGCTATGGGCAACGGTATCGATCGTTTTGTTTTAGGCTATGTCGTTGATTTTCTTGATTTTCGCCTGATTAACTTTGCTGTATTTAATGTGGCAGATTCATTTATCAGTATTGGTATTGTTTGCCTGTTAATTGCTTCCTTGCAAAAAACACCTACTTCAACTGGCAGATTGCATTAA
- a CDS encoding transglycosylase domain-containing protein, with product MSSPQPPHKPQTLIGQLTQAVHTIQARVDFSKLALKPNAKVPELWVQDAGADKAEVYPLLGDRYILGRSSKSSDIVIRNPVVSQIHLSLSRNSTHSTPVFIIKDENSTNGIYRGKRRVSSLELRHGDILTLGPPELAASVRLQYVDPPAWYVKAATWTAYGVGGVTALLMLVIGVEWLKFKVKPLPTATRAPVVVYARDGATPLREPRTISHVDMKRLEEFGPYLPAAVVASEDTRYYWHFGVDPLGILRAVLINSRSGDVQQGASTVTQQVARSLFREYVGRQDTLGRKLREAVVALKLETFYSKDDILLMYLNRVFLGGDTSGFEDAARYYFDKSAKELTLAEAATLVGILPAPNAFDFCGNGPNKLEAAEYRNRVIKRLLEMGKIKPEDANRARRSTVQISPKVCEQQAKTIAPYFYSYVFSELESILGEGAAREGNYIIETKLDPAIQKQAEAALSNSVNNSGRNFNFSQGALVTLDSSTGSILAMVGGTDYKKSQFNRAVQAKRQPGSTFKIFAYTAAIQQGISPSKSYSCAPLTWQGFTYKPCRSSAGSLDIATGLALSENPIALGVAKEIGLDKVVAMARRLGIKSNLDPVPGLVLGQSVVNVLEMTGAFGAIGNRGVSNPPHAISRILDSGDCSDRNDIKTCRVIYSFDQDPAANKQVLTNGVADEMTTLMRGVIARGTGRSAAIGLGEAGKTGTTDKNVDLWFIGFIPSQRLVTGVWLGNDNNSPTSGSSAQAAQLWGNYMRRITR from the coding sequence ATGAGTTCTCCCCAACCCCCTCACAAGCCACAAACGTTAATAGGTCAACTGACTCAAGCAGTACATACGATTCAAGCTAGAGTCGATTTTTCTAAATTGGCGCTCAAGCCTAATGCCAAAGTACCGGAACTTTGGGTGCAGGATGCGGGGGCGGATAAAGCAGAGGTATATCCACTGTTGGGCGATCGCTATATTCTAGGCCGTAGCTCCAAATCCAGCGATATCGTCATCCGTAACCCTGTTGTCAGCCAAATTCACCTGTCGCTATCGCGAAATTCTACTCATAGCACACCAGTTTTTATCATCAAAGATGAAAACTCCACCAATGGTATTTATCGTGGCAAGCGTCGTGTTAGCTCCTTAGAACTGCGTCACGGCGATATTCTAACTCTGGGGCCCCCAGAACTCGCCGCTTCTGTGCGGTTGCAATACGTCGATCCACCAGCATGGTATGTCAAAGCTGCAACTTGGACAGCTTATGGTGTCGGTGGTGTAACTGCCCTATTAATGCTAGTCATTGGCGTCGAATGGCTGAAATTTAAAGTTAAACCTCTACCGACAGCGACACGTGCCCCAGTAGTTGTTTACGCCCGTGATGGAGCCACTCCCTTGAGAGAGCCCCGAACAATCTCTCATGTAGACATGAAGCGATTAGAGGAATTTGGCCCTTATTTGCCCGCTGCCGTAGTAGCTTCAGAGGATACTCGTTATTATTGGCACTTTGGAGTTGACCCTCTGGGTATTTTACGAGCCGTGTTAATCAATAGCCGCAGTGGAGATGTCCAACAAGGAGCCAGTACTGTTACCCAGCAAGTTGCCCGCAGTTTGTTCCGTGAGTATGTAGGCAGACAAGATACCCTTGGACGCAAATTGCGAGAGGCCGTTGTCGCCCTAAAACTCGAAACCTTTTACAGCAAAGATGATATTTTGCTGATGTACTTAAATCGGGTTTTTTTGGGGGGAGATACCTCTGGCTTTGAGGATGCAGCCCGGTATTACTTTGATAAATCGGCTAAAGAATTAACTTTGGCAGAAGCAGCAACATTGGTAGGAATTTTACCTGCTCCTAACGCCTTCGATTTTTGTGGAAATGGGCCAAATAAGCTAGAAGCGGCTGAATACCGGAATCGCGTGATTAAGCGATTGCTGGAGATGGGCAAAATTAAACCAGAGGATGCCAACCGAGCTAGACGCTCCACCGTCCAAATTAGTCCTAAAGTCTGCGAACAACAAGCTAAAACGATCGCACCTTATTTTTACAGTTACGTCTTTTCTGAACTCGAATCAATCTTGGGGGAGGGAGCCGCAAGAGAGGGCAATTATATCATTGAAACCAAGCTCGATCCAGCCATACAGAAACAAGCAGAAGCCGCGTTGAGTAATTCGGTGAACAACTCTGGTAGAAATTTTAATTTTTCTCAAGGGGCGTTAGTTACTCTTGACTCCAGTACAGGGAGCATCCTCGCAATGGTAGGTGGAACTGATTACAAAAAAAGTCAGTTCAATCGTGCTGTTCAAGCCAAAAGACAACCAGGTTCCACCTTCAAAATCTTTGCTTACACTGCCGCTATTCAACAGGGAATTTCACCATCAAAGAGTTATTCCTGCGCTCCTTTAACTTGGCAAGGCTTTACTTATAAACCCTGTCGTTCAAGTGCTGGGAGTTTAGATATTGCCACTGGGCTAGCGCTTTCAGAAAATCCCATTGCTTTGGGAGTTGCTAAAGAAATTGGGCTAGATAAAGTGGTGGCAATGGCGCGGCGTTTAGGGATCAAATCAAACCTCGATCCGGTTCCTGGCTTAGTACTAGGTCAAAGCGTGGTCAATGTTTTGGAAATGACTGGTGCTTTTGGTGCTATTGGTAATCGCGGTGTATCCAATCCTCCCCATGCCATTAGCCGAATTTTAGACAGTGGTGATTGCAGCGATCGCAATGATATCAAAACCTGTCGGGTAATCTACTCTTTCGACCAAGATCCGGCTGCTAACAAACAAGTGCTGACAAATGGTGTCGCCGATGAAATGACTACTTTAATGCGCGGTGTCATCGCCAGAGGTACTGGACGTAGTGCCGCCATTGGACTAGGGGAAGCTGGTAAAACTGGCACGACTGACAAAAACGTTGACTTGTGGTTCATTGGTTTTATCCCCAGTCAGCGACTTGTAACCGGCGTTTGGTTGGGAAACGACAATAATTCCCCGACATCTGGTAGCAGCGCTCAAGCAGCTCAGTTGTGGGGGAATTACATGCGGCGGATTACAAGGTAA
- a CDS encoding DUF4335 domain-containing protein, producing the protein MNIQRKYSLPNCTLLLEGLSDVTRATQFQEMRPELSILVNAECYLSGYNQPLTGGREFFESLVRAVSGYAQEFLSSVPNPQAHNQESELVEFQKIDSNRHRLIIHSEGAPEGFESHSKNSKRPPIEIDLNTVQLFDLVEAVDQFFADSQTLPELSLELQPVTRRYGGASQALIRQAVPAAVGVSSLAVAAIAFNLIPPPQIRPPQPKADEQTSSTTKSLTPPVSANTTPIAAATPTPTPAANTTKPVVKDLEALLNTVPEITDPSQLRALNRQVYNQIHPAWTKRSGLQQDLVYRLGVAADGAIVGYKAVNKEANQGVGQTPLPNLLYNPANRAPISNEPIAQFRIVFTTSGVLQVSPWRGYARTPEVIGAKITDSKITKGLNQKLYNTVRQSWSGTPTFTRDLKYRVAVNKDGVIADYEPLNQVAFDYFRETPLPKMFNAIYGSNVAAPNAKEPLAHFQVIFKPSGTLEVTPWQGYQ; encoded by the coding sequence ATGAATATTCAACGTAAGTATAGTCTACCTAATTGTACACTTCTTTTAGAAGGGTTAAGTGATGTCACTAGGGCTACACAGTTCCAGGAAATGCGCCCGGAATTGTCAATATTGGTAAATGCAGAATGTTATTTATCTGGTTACAATCAACCCTTAACGGGAGGACGGGAATTTTTTGAAAGTTTGGTAAGGGCTGTTAGTGGCTACGCCCAAGAATTTTTAAGTAGTGTACCGAATCCGCAAGCACACAATCAGGAATCGGAGCTAGTAGAGTTTCAGAAAATCGACAGCAACCGACATCGGTTAATCATACATTCAGAAGGCGCTCCAGAGGGATTTGAGTCTCACTCTAAAAATTCCAAACGTCCGCCGATTGAAATAGATTTGAATACAGTGCAGTTGTTTGATTTAGTAGAAGCAGTAGATCAGTTTTTTGCTGATAGCCAGACTTTACCAGAATTATCTCTAGAACTACAACCGGTTACTAGACGCTATGGCGGTGCTAGTCAGGCTTTGATCAGGCAGGCTGTTCCTGCGGCTGTGGGAGTATCAAGTTTAGCAGTAGCAGCGATCGCATTTAACTTGATTCCACCTCCCCAAATTCGTCCACCACAGCCTAAGGCAGATGAGCAAACTAGCTCTACAACAAAAAGCCTCACTCCTCCAGTATCAGCGAATACAACTCCTATTGCCGCTGCAACGCCTACACCAACACCCGCAGCCAATACAACAAAGCCAGTAGTTAAAGATTTAGAAGCACTTTTAAATACAGTTCCAGAAATTACCGATCCATCCCAGCTGCGTGCATTAAATCGTCAAGTGTATAACCAAATTCATCCAGCTTGGACTAAGCGTTCAGGATTGCAACAGGATTTGGTCTATCGTTTGGGTGTAGCTGCCGATGGAGCGATCGTTGGTTATAAGGCGGTGAATAAGGAGGCTAATCAAGGAGTTGGGCAAACTCCTCTGCCTAATTTACTTTACAATCCTGCTAACCGCGCTCCCATTTCCAATGAACCGATCGCCCAATTCCGAATAGTATTTACTACAAGTGGTGTGCTGCAAGTTAGCCCTTGGCGGGGATATGCGAGGACACCAGAAGTAATCGGTGCAAAAATTACTGATTCTAAAATAACGAAAGGTTTAAATCAAAAGCTTTATAATACAGTTCGCCAAAGCTGGAGTGGTACTCCCACCTTTACGCGAGATTTGAAATATCGGGTAGCAGTCAACAAAGATGGTGTGATTGCTGACTATGAACCACTCAACCAAGTTGCCTTTGACTATTTTCGGGAAACACCTCTTCCCAAGATGTTTAACGCTATCTACGGTTCAAATGTAGCTGCTCCCAATGCCAAAGAACCTCTGGCTCACTTCCAAGTGATATTCAAGCCTAGTGGCACATTAGAAGTTACTCCTTGGCAGGGATATCAATAA
- a CDS encoding adenine phosphoribosyltransferase produces MDLKSLVRDIPDFPKPGILFRDITTLLRDPEGLRYTIDFLTQKCSETGIAVDYVIGIESRGFIFGSPLAYKLGAGFIPIRKRGKLPAVVHSIEYELEYGTDCLEVHQDALHQGSRVLIVDDLIATGGTASATAKLVQKIGCELVGFGFIIELRDLQGRTHLPDVPIISLIEY; encoded by the coding sequence ATGGATTTAAAGTCTCTCGTTCGTGACATCCCAGATTTCCCGAAACCCGGAATTTTATTTCGGGATATTACTACGTTACTGCGCGATCCCGAAGGACTGCGCTACACTATTGACTTTTTAACACAAAAATGCAGCGAAACTGGAATAGCTGTAGATTATGTCATTGGCATAGAGTCGAGGGGATTCATTTTTGGTTCACCTCTGGCTTATAAGTTAGGAGCTGGTTTTATTCCCATTCGCAAAAGAGGTAAGTTACCGGCAGTCGTTCACTCAATTGAATATGAACTAGAGTATGGTACAGACTGCTTAGAAGTGCATCAAGACGCTTTACACCAAGGTAGCCGAGTTTTGATCGTGGACGATTTGATTGCCACAGGTGGAACTGCAAGTGCTACAGCAAAGTTGGTGCAGAAAATTGGCTGCGAACTAGTAGGATTTGGGTTTATTATCGAGCTACGGGATTTACAAGGGCGTACACATTTGCCGGATGTGCCAATTATCTCTTTAATTGAATATTAG